Proteins encoded in a region of the Manduca sexta isolate Smith_Timp_Sample1 chromosome 9, JHU_Msex_v1.0, whole genome shotgun sequence genome:
- the LOC115452213 gene encoding phosphoglycerate mutase 1: protein MAAKYKIVMIRHGESEWNQKNLFCGWFDADLSDKGREEAASAGKALKSEGYQFDVAHTSVLKRAQITLNTILQEIGQTDIPINKTWRLNERHYGGLTGLNKAETAAKYGEAQVQIWRRSFDVPPPAMEKDHPYYETIVNDPRYAGDPKPEEFPMFESLKLTIERTLPYWNNVIVPQIKEGKRIIIAAHGNSLRGIVKHLDGLSDAAIMQLNLPTGIPFVYELDENMKPVDSMVFLGDEETVKKAMEAVAAQGKAK, encoded by the exons ATGGCcgcaaaatacaaaattgtcaTGATTCGCCACGGCGAGTCTGAATGGAACCAGAAGAATCTCTTTTGCGGTTGGTTCGACGCTGACCTGAGCGACAAAG GTCGCGAGGAGGCTGCCTCTGCCGGGAAGGCTCTTAAGTCGGAGGGCTACCAGTTCGACGTAGCGCACACTTCCGTGTTAAAACGCGCTCAAATCACCCTTAACACGATTCTGCAGGAGATCGGCCAGACCGATATTCCCATTAACAAGACCTGGCGCTTGAACGAGAGGCACTACGGTGGTCTCACTGGTCTGAACAAGGCTGAAACTGCTGCCAAATATGGAGAGGCAcag GTCCAAATATGGCGTCGTAGCTTTGACGTACCCCCACCAGCGATGGAGAAAGACCACCCCTACTATGAAACCATTGTCAATGACCCCCGGTATGCTGGTGACCCGAAACCTGAAGAGTTCCCCATGTTTGAGAGTTTGAAACTCACTATTGAGAGGACCCTGCCTTACTGGAATAATGTTATTGTTCCTCAG ATCAAAGAAGGCAAAAGAATCATTATTGCTGCCCACGGAAACAGTCTTAGAGGCATTGTCAAGCATTTAGATG GTCTGAGCGATGCTGCCATTATGCAACTGAACCTGCCCACCGGTATTCCATTTGTGTATGAATTGGACGAGAACATGAAGCCCGTTGACTCCATGGTCTTCCTTGGTGACGAGGAAACCGTGAAGAAGGCTATGGAAGCCGTTGCCGCTCAGGGCAAGGCCAAGTAA
- the LOC119188867 gene encoding protein lethal(2)k10201-like, with the protein MAMPPVASVPEVSKHDTNMKALAELVELLTSLSEKGIDPKSLYAAIDKPPPRLGIHDDEAFTDEAVFIEHNDNHRYACGQCKKVLPNPYLLDLHIRENHDSFFSAMAERKPSYCCFVEECTEKFSTPTDRLEHGVLVHKLPKDFRFDCRPKNKKKTNKPKNKSKDEFVDLSMEIDKGPEKKIHELHKKNPLFGHPISKHGGQKKRIDIDGVMKDLKDSLPDEN; encoded by the exons TATGAAAGCTCTCGCAGAACTTGTAGAGCTGTTAACCTCCTTATCGGAGAAGGGAATTGATCCAAAAAGTTTGTATGCCGCTATTGATAAACCTCCGCCGCGACTTGGAATCCATGACGACGAAGC ATTTACGGATGAAGCGGTATTTATAGAACACAATGACAATCACAGATATGCATGTGGTCAATGCAAGAAAGTGCTGCCAAACCCGTATTTGCTGGATCTACATATTAGAGAAAACCATGATTCATTCTTCTCTGCTATGGCAGAGAGGAAACCTTCA tATTGCTGTTTCGTAGAAGAATGCACTGAAAAGTTTTCGACCCCCACAGACAGATTAGAGCATGGTGTCCTTGTCCATAAATTGCCCAAAGATTTCAGATTTGATTGCagaccaaaaaataaaaagaagaccAATAAACCAAAGAATAAGTCCAAGGATGAATTTGTGGATTTGTCTATGGAAATTGATAAGGgtccagaaaaaaaaatccatgaGTTGcacaaaaaaaatccattatttggGCATCCCATTTCAAAACATGGAGGTCAAAAAAAAAGAATCGATATTGATGGCGTCATGAAAGATTTAAAAGACAGCTTACCTGATGAAAATTAG